A part of Tigriopus californicus strain San Diego chromosome 10, Tcal_SD_v2.1, whole genome shotgun sequence genomic DNA contains:
- the LOC131887752 gene encoding cap-specific mRNA (nucleoside-2'-O-)-methyltransferase 2-like, producing MEPTCGLEEAPAKPNQTVQPRPGSKSKLDATVRSAWHERHERCEPHERQGRGSSSDWNSSMGSSYEQIQVHQQFNKRFDFSAQGIWVLGPGSDSFALGSDYLQTAAQAIPAQSTTTTTSTTTTTTTTTTSSSSSSSSSSDGHQLETQTSLKCELSADWSISPDFLALKTQLNEVKTRLNRLALDQWHRHTRRTNPAGRVIQAVRDKARNPELLTQAWCKFTEILTQFPMLVPNGPNRSTAFTSAHLCEAPGAFVAALNHFLHTRISMGAVGWDWRATTLNPFHEGNATSYMINDDRFILQTLDHWHFGRDLTGDILEPANRKCLHATWVQQMGGLVDLVTADGSIDCQADPGEQERIVTPLHVAEMSLALNLLREGGHFLIKMFTFYEVGSLALLFVLRRCFRELSVHKPATSKEGNSEVYVIARGYRDNLSSQDKAYLMDLKPSPERPLIPLNWIEPQFVDEVLSCARFFKEIQSEVIVKNLSTFQQASNSSGFFRIQRQVCQEFLTQCHITPMDEHHRLTQNLPRAQSCLHLGAKREWGTFEDRRTQSNLDPNVLGERLRLLEIPQGELQYLKWINTKPFDGAKLTPSYGRSFRRVESSKFCLSESLEVFYDAVALESNTEGTESGLKRRKLSSSGSKYLKLSSILEDSLMKGTTHLHADSPTILCHGETSKSFGPETLREVVAQLSELEKGQCLTLSQCLGLTRVDVTVILLVASCFDKIGFLAHPNGQSFIFFTGFLSDEYAHPVIAVLESITRWMSSSQKDKSTELVSLCEVTRLLHEPFYSDLVKYNMHSLFHWSKQILSSLSDVNERPSDCQ from the coding sequence ATGGAGCCAACCTGTGGCCTAGAAGAGGCGCCTGCGAAACCCAATCAAACGGTCCAACCGCGTCCAGGTTCGAAGTCGAAGCTAGACGCTACGGTTAGATCAGCGTGGCATGAGCGGCATGAGCGGTGTGAGCCGCATGAGCGGCAAGGCCGTGGCAGTTCATCGGATTGGAACTCATCCATGGGATCTTCTTATGAGCAAATCCAAGTGCACCAGCAATTCAATAAGCGTTTTGATTTCTCAGCCCAGGGGATATGGGTCCTCGGTCCAGGCTCCGATTCCTTTGCTCTTGGATCGGATTACTTGCAAACCGCTGCCCAAGCCATCCCTGCCCAgtcaaccacaaccacaacaagcacaacaacaacaacaacaacaacaacaacatcctcctcctcttcctcgtcctcgtcctcagATGGCCATCAGCTTGAGACTCAGACGAGTCTAAAGTGTGAGCTCAGTGCGGATTGGTCCATATCGCCCGATTTCCTGGCCTTGAAGACTCAACTAAACGAAGTGAAGACGCGTCTCAATCGACTGGCCTTGGATCAATGGCATCGACACACCCGACGCACCAATCCAGCGGGAAGGGTCATCCAAGCCGTACGGGACAAAGCCCGCAATCCCGAGCTGCTCACGCAAGCATGGTGTAAATTCACCGAGATTCTGACCCAATTCCCTATGCTGGTCCCGAACGGGCCCAATCGGAGCACCGCATTCACCTCGGCCCATCTCTGCGAAGCCCCAGGCGCCTTTGTGGCCGCACTCAACCATTTTCTACACACCAGAATCAGCATGGGGGCTGTGGGTTGGGATTGGCGGGCCACCACGCTCAATCCTTTTCACGAAGGCAATGCCACCTCATACATGATCAACGATGATCGCTTCATCCTGCAAACCTTGGATCATTGGCACTTTGGGCGCGATTTAACGGGCGACATCTTGGAACCCGCCAACCGGAAGTGTCTTCACGCCACTTGGGTCCAGCAAATGGGTGGTTTAGTGGATCTGGTGACAGCTGACGGCAGCATCGACTGCCAGGCTGACCCCGGTGAACAAGAGCGCATTGTCACACCCCTTCACGTGGCTGAAATGAGCTTGGCCCTCAATTTGTTGCGGGAGGGCGGCCATTTCCTCATTAAGATGTTTACATTCTATGAAGTGGGATCACTGGCGTTATTGTTTGTGCTCCGGCGCTGTTTTCGAGAACTGAGCGTGCACAAGCCCGCCACCAGTAAAGAGGGCAACAGTGAAGTGTATGTGATTGCTCGCGGATATCGCGACAACTTGAGCTCCCAGGACAAGGCTTATCTAATGGATTTGAAACCTTCCCCTGAGCGGCCTTTGATCCCTCTGAATTGGATCGAACCTCAATTCGTGGATGAAGTCCTGTCTTGCGCTCGCTTTTTCAAAGAGATCCAATCTGAAGTGATCGTCAAAAATTTGAGCACCTTTCAACAAGCTTCCAATTCGTCAGGCTTTTTTAGAATCCAGCGTCAAGTATGCCAAGAGTTTCTCACCCAATGTCACATCACGCCTATGGACGAGCATCATCGGCTCACCCAGAACCTACCCCGAGCTCAAAGCTGTCTTCATCTAGGAGCCAAAAGAGAATGGGGTACTTTTGAAGATCGTCGGACTCAGTCAAATTTGGATCCTAATGTGCTGGGCGAGCGATTGCGGCTCTTGGAAATCCCGCAAGGCGAGCTCCAGTACTTGAAATGGATCAACACCAAGCCATTTGATGGCGCTAAATTAACACCTTCTTATGGACGATCATTTCGCCGAGTTGAAAGCTCCAAATTTTGCTTGTCTGAAAGTTTGGAGGTTTTTTATGATGCAGTGGCGCTGGAGTCCAATACCGAAGGCACTGAATCCGGTCTGAAACGAAGGAAATTGTCATCGTCTGGGAGcaagtatttgaaattatcGTCGATTCTGGAAGACTCGCTCATGAAAGGGACGACCCACTTGCATGCGGATTCTCCGACAATTCTATGCCACGGCGAAACGTCGAAATCATTTGGACCTGAGACTCTGAGAGAAGTCGTTGCTCAGCTTTCGGAGTTGGAAAAAGGCCAATGCCTGACCTTGAGTCAATGCTTGGGCCTAACTCGTGTGGATGTAACCGTGATTCTTCTTGTGGCCTCATGCTTCGACAAAATAGGATTCTTAGCTCATCCCAATGGTCAgagtttcatatttttcaccGGTTTTTTATCTGACGAATATGCCCATCCAGTCATTGCCGTCTTAGAATCTATCACACGATGGATGAGTTCTTCTCAAAAGGACAAGAGCACGGAACTGGTCTCACTCTGCGAAGTCACTCGCCTCCTTCATGAGCCCTTTTATTCGGACTTGGTCAAGTACAATATGCATTCACTCTTTCATTGGTCTAAGCAGATCTTGTCGTCACTCTCGGATGTCAATGAGCGACCGTCTGATTGTCAATAA
- the LOC131887757 gene encoding cytosolic Fe-S cluster assembly factor NUBP2 homolog, producing MGETEPISLSKDETTLPGVKKVLLVLSGKGGVGKSTVTTQLARAYQLAGKKVGVLDIDICGPSIPKLLHVEDQEVHQCDAGWVPVFTDVSQNLSVMSIGFLLANSSEAVVWRGPKKNAMIKQFLTDVHWQDRDLLIIDTPPGTSDEHITVMETLKASNVKVDGAVVVTTPQAVALGDVRRELTFCHRTGLKVVGIVENMSGYVCPNCSDCSNIFSKGGGAALAESKNIQFLGAIPIDPKLAQSCEDGDNFLAKFSNSVTAQKVKEIVDAIEHVLDGE from the exons ATGGGTGAAACAGAGCCAATCTCTCTAAGCAAGGATGAGACTACTCTTCCTGGGGTGAAAAAAGTCCTTCTTGTTCTCTCTGGAAAAGGGGGTGTTGGTAAATCCACGGTGACTACTCAATTGGCAAGAGCTTATCAATTGGCTGGAAAAAAG GTGGGTGTACTCGATATTGACATTTGTGGTCCAAGCATCCCCAAGTTACTCCATGTTGAAGATCAGGAAGTTCACCAATGCGATGCTGGATGGGTACCGGTGTTCACGGATGTCAGTCAAAATCTATCGGTCATGTCCATCGGATTTCTTCTGGCTAATTCGAGTGAGGCGGTGGTTTGGCGGGGTCCgaagaaaaatgccatgatCAAGCAGTTTCTCACAGATGTCCATTGGCAAGACCGGGACTTACTTATCATTGACACGCCTCCAGGCACGTCCGACGAGCATATTACTGTGATGGAGACGCTGAAAGCCTCAAATGTTAAAGTCGATGGAGCAGTGGTGGTGACCACGCCTCAAGCCGTGGCATTGGGTGATGTGCGCCGCGAGCTAACGTTTTGCCACAGAACTGGCTTGAAAGTGGTGGGCATCGTGGAAAACATGAGTGGTTACGTGTGCCCGAATTGCTCGGATTGTAGCAACATATTTTCCAAAGGTGGTGGAGCTGCGTTGGCcgaatcaaaaaatattc AATTTTTGGGCGCCATTCCAATCGATCCGAAGCTGGCCCAATCTTGCGAGGATGGAGACAACTTCTTGGCGAAATTTTCTAATTCTGTCACCGCTCAGAAAGTGAAAGAGATCGTTGATGCGATTGAACACGTTTTAGACGGAGAATAA
- the LOC131887754 gene encoding etoposide-induced protein 2.4 homolog — MSVRAGHLSQPAPGSVRGMPLVRPSQTSQAFTSPSRGVSLSSMGQMVGSFLRGFVHSLKGALHIFLLDQNRLHLKQERQIRPDIHRERLLNRNSPVRDHELFAKKRALERREKLLNPPCSSSAPAGGASLSGLDPSRSPSHLTAHEPSLLHRTLKCCLFNGGFFWLSILIFEQLVLPVITWLALSLGEIPADSWAHWMQPVLSLIFSTFWVLPLFLLSKVVNAIWFQDIANSAFKFSQGRPQMMSSLSVMVADTIYSLAVETVFLAQTALVSLVPIIMIGRTLALVHLCLLNALYCFEYKWFNQGLELHRRLHFVEQDWPYFLGFGLPLALITSAPSSLVVRGCVFAMIFPLFIVSANQAIVIAPQFDMPLRIFRPTMTISNYLFSRTLPAQQQPTKNPSLSRSSGDLLGPRLR; from the coding sequence ATGAGTGTGCGAGCCGGTCATCTGTCCCAGCCCGCCCCTGGGTCTGTTCGCGGGATGCCTCTAGTTAGGCCGTCGCAGACATCGCAGGCTTTTACCTCGCCTTCGCGGGGCGTGTCCTTGAGCAGTATGGGTCAGATGGTGGGCTCTTTCCTGCGCGGCTTTGTTCACAGTCTCAAAGGGGCCCTGCACATCTTCCTACTGGATCAAAACCGCCTCCATCTCAAGCAGGAACGACAGATTCGGCCAGATATCCACCGGGAGCGCCTGCTCAACCGGAACAGTCCGGTGCGCGACCACGAACTCTTTGCCAAAAAACGGGCCCTGGAACGGCGGGAAAAGCTGCTCAATCCGCCTTGTTCCAGCTCCGCCCCGGCGGGTGGGGCGTCGCTGAGCGGGCTCGATCCGTCTCGCTCGCCCTCCCATTTGACTGCTCATGAGCCTAGTTTACTTCATCGGACCCTCAAGTGCTGCCTTTTTAACGGTGGCTTCTTCTGGCTGTCGATCTTGATCTTTGAACAGCTCGTTCTACCCGTGATCACTTGGTTGGCTTTGAGCTTGGGTGAGATCCCGGCCGACTCCTGGGCCCACTGGATGCAGCCCGTGCTCTCGCTCATCTTTTCCACCTTTTGGGTCCTCCCGCTGTTCTTGCTGAGCAAAGTGGTCAACGCCATTTGGTTTCAAGATATTGCCAATTCCGCCTTCAAGTTCTCCCAAGGTCGACCTCAAATGATGTCGTCCTTGTCGGTGATGGTGGCCGACACCATCTATTCGTTGGCAGTAGAAACGGTATTTCTAGCGCAAACCGCCCTCGTCAGCTTAGTGCCCATCATTATGATTGGACGGACCTTGGCCCTTGTCCATTTGTGCCTGCTCAATGCTCTCTACTGTTTTGAGTACAAGTGGTTCAACCAGGGCTTGGAACTTCACCGCCGATTGCATTTTGTGGAGCAAGACTGGCCTTACTTTCTTGGCTTTGGGCTGCCTCTGGCGTTGATCACGAGTGCGCCCTCAAGTCTGGTGGTCCGGGGCTGTGTATTTGCTATGATTTTCCCGCTTTTCATTGTCAGTGCAAATCAAGCTATTGTGATAGCGCCTCAGTTTGACATGCCACTCCGCATCTTCCGCCCAACCATGACCATCAGCAACTACTTGTTCTCGCGCACTTTGCCCGCACAGCAACAGCCAACCAAAAATCCCTCCTTGTCCAGATCTAGTGGGGATTTGTTGGGCCCTCGGCTCCGATAA